In Planctobacterium marinum, the DNA window TCTAACAAAAAAGCCGCTAAAGAGCGGCTTTTCAAGTCGATTGTTAAAAAGGTCTACACCTTCTGCATGCGTATCACTACCCGTCGGTTTTTAGCACGCGAGTTGGAGGTAGCATTAGACGCTGCATGACGACGTTCACCGTGGCCTGTTACATCGATTCGACCTGAATCTACGCCCATTCCCACAAAGTAATCGCGTATAGCACCGGCTCGTTGTACTGACACTTCTTGGTTCTTGGATTTACCGCCGTAACTATCGGTGTAACCGTCTAACAGCACCAATTCCAGTTCCGGATCTTCTTGCAGATAAGCGCCAATCATATCCAGCTTGCGCTTGGAGGCCTTGGTCAATTCAGACCCGCCAAACTTGTAAGTAAGCACTGTATATTTAATGTCGTCGAAGCTGTATGGCAACAGGTTAGAGACACAGTTTACGAACTGCTCGTAGGGCTCATGAAAATTACTGGCATTTAGCGCCACTGCCACCTTATCGTATTCGCTGTACCAATCCTGATAATAAAGCGTGGGCCAGAAGCCCTTCTCCAACTCAGATAGCATGGTCCAGGCGGCTTGCTCGGGTAAGTCGCCGTCGAATTGCTTACGAATTGTCATATCCGCAATAGTTTTGTGTATTAGTCCCGGCATCCACTTAGGTGGTACAGAATAGACCGCCGCTACCCCGTAACTTTTAGGCAGGCGCAGCATATCCAGGTTAAATTCCATGTTCAGAATTTTGCTGGCCATACTGGTGAAGGACGCCGTACCGTAACCCGGAATGCGATGGTTCAATGTACACTGCAGCCGATTTGGTTGGTCATTAAACCAATTGGATTCTTCCAC includes these proteins:
- a CDS encoding flagellar protein MotY; amino-acid sequence: MKKLLALLLVVPLLANASLRQYKADVEESNWFNDQPNRLQCTLNHRIPGYGTASFTSMASKILNMEFNLDMLRLPKSYGVAAVYSVPPKWMPGLIHKTIADMTIRKQFDGDLPEQAAWTMLSELEKGFWPTLYYQDWYSEYDKVAVALNASNFHEPYEQFVNCVSNLLPYSFDDIKYTVLTYKFGGSELTKASKRKLDMIGAYLQEDPELELVLLDGYTDSYGGKSKNQEVSVQRAGAIRDYFVGMGVDSGRIDVTGHGERRHAASNATSNSRAKNRRVVIRMQKV